In Plasmodium coatneyi strain Hackeri chromosome 5, complete sequence, a genomic segment contains:
- a CDS encoding 50S ribosomal protein L4, whose translation MFLKLCQGGLARRVIKTVPRSSTQRREIRTFRFTTKLNELHTQNEEMASCEKKNKKKIMTCSGDFVEKRKNADIHLERMEQRQEPFYVDRRRNTTCEGDVDYVGETPQGEETPFDGVNQKGVSEEYKFIFERPKHLAHVDDEPVVRRPGCIIDIKTLLRNNWTFPAVGFNSKLEIPIYKFECGPDDESIKYVTVPNDIFGLPIRPDILHKCYYFYRTALAGYTERMQLYKWEWPGSTKKYRSQKKSGKARMNWRKTCGRYLGVKNHPLRPFDQRTKINRKLLWKGMKIILSAKFAQDQIKVVDNFLIKSHKTKYAVKYLRNILGNNCNSALLVHEGKTDVNDNFFWACANIASVKRENVQGVNIYNLLKYRYVVFTYKALQNLIYELKTYPQKMKWLPTCATPDNSVAPIPEKVKNWDITWKEKKKRNNFAFFDKEALKKNIEEWKWSSDLKGPLKVKKKDPYKNFILTKFSCNEPLPEFVKYEYLFNVEDSLEGAHGDVAADAGGILEEMLNDDDYLEGRSELSTLGLGAAENDRGEMDKEGDHDGDSDVDSDGNSDDNSDGNSDDNSDDNCDGDHKGLHDGGDYEEYPDEEAPPRG comes from the exons ATGTTTCTGAAACTGTGCCAGGGGGGCCTGGCCCGAAGGGTCATAAAGACCGTGCCCCGCTCGTCAACGCAAAGGCGAGAAATAAGGACCTTCCGCTTTACAACGAAACTGAACGAAttgcacacacaaaatgaagaaatggctagctgtgaaaaaaaaaacaaaaaaaaaattatgacctgttcaggcgattttgtggaaaaaagaaaaaacgcagACATACATTTGGAGCGAATGGAGCAACGGCAGGAACCGTTTTATGTGGATCGGAGGAGGAATACCACCTGTGAGGGTGACGTGGACTACGTAGGGGAGACCccccaaggggaagaaaccCCTTTTGATGGTGTTAACCAAAAAGGGGTGTCAGAGGAgtacaaatttatatttgaGAGACCGAAGCACCTTGCACACGTGGATGACGAGCCAGTGGTGAGGAGACCAGGATGCATAATAGACATAAAAACTTTGTTAAGAAACAATTGGACCTTCCCAGCGGTGGGGTTTAATAGCAAATTAGAAATCCCCATTTACAAATTTGAATGTGGCCCTGATGATGAaagtataaaatatgtgACTGTGCCGAATGACATATTCGGGCTGCCCATCAGGCCGGACATACTACACAAGTGTTACTATTTTTACAGAACTGCCCTGGCAGGGTACACAGAACGAATGCAACTGTACAAATGGGAATGGCCAGGAAGTACGAAAAAGTATcgaagtcaaaaaaaaagtggaaaagcaAGAATGAATTGGAGAAAAACGTGCGGTAGATATTTGGGAGTGAAAAACCATCCCCTCAGGCCATTCGACCAGAGGACCAAAATAAACAGAAAACTTTTGTGGAAGGGAATGAAAATTATCTTATCAGCCAAATTTGCTCAGGACCAAATAAAAGTCGtagacaattttttaattaaatccCACAAAACGAAATATGCTGTAAAATATTTAAGAAATATTTTGGGGAACAACTGCAACAGTGCTTTGCTTGTCcacgaaggaaaaacagaCGTTAacgacaattttttttgggcGTGTGCAAATATAGCTAGcgttaaaagggaaaatgtcCAAGGTGTAAACATTTATAATTTGCTGAAATATCGATATGTTGTTTTTACATATAAAGCATtacaaaatttaatttaCGAACTGAAAACGTACcctcaaaaaatgaagtggcTTCCTACGTGTGCTACTCCAGACAATTCTGTGGCGCCCATACCAGAGAAGGTTAAAAATTGGGACATAacttggaaggaaaagaaaaagagaaataattTCGCCTTTTTCGATAAAGaagctttaaaaaaaaatatagaagaatGGAAATGGAGTAGCGATTTGAAGGGTCCTCTGAAAGTTAAGAAGAAGGACCCCTAcaagaattttattttaacgaAATTTTCCTGCAATGAGCCTCTTCCTGAATTTGTTAAATATGAGTACCTCTTCAATGTTGAGGACTCTCTCGAGGGAGCGCATGGGGACGTTGCCGCCGATGCGGGGGGCATCCTCGAGGAGATGCTGAACGATGATGACTACTTGGAGGGACGCTCGGAGTTGTCCACACTCGGGCTGGGCGCAGCGG AAAACGACCGAGGGGAAATGGACAAGGAAGGAGATCACGATGGTGACAGCGACGTAGACAGTGATGGCAACAGCGATGACAACAGTGATGGCAACAGCGATGACAACAGTGATGATAACTGCGATGGTGACCACAAAGGTCTGCACGACGGTGGGGACTATGAGGAGTACCCCGATGAGGAGGCCCCCCCGCGTGGgtag
- a CDS encoding Protein-transport protein sec61 beta 1 subunit, which yields MNSSPVIVGGMRTPARRRQSTGSASNNAKPRGSNSGGTNSIVKFYGDDSPGFKLTPQAVLISTLIFMATVVILHIISKI from the exons ATGAATAGTTCACCCGTTATCGTCGGTGGCATGAGAACACCTGCCAG GCGAAGACAAAGCACAGGATCAGCATCGAACAATGCCAAGCCGAGAGGAAGTAACAGTGGAGGTACAAACAGCATCGTCAAATTCTATGGAGACGACTCACCCGGATTTAAATT AACCCCCCAAGCGGTCCTTATCTCTACACTGATCTTCATGGCGACCGTAGTGATACTGCACATTATTagcaaaatttaa
- a CDS encoding Ribosomal protein L22e → MVAKKESKVIKKQKKKNGKKSKIAVKKPKAMKSTKGVKYVLDCTKPVKDTILDISGLEQFFKDKIKVDKKTNNLKNKIVVTSDDCKIYITVHIPFSKRYIKYLAKKYLKMHQIRDFLRVIAKGKLAYEFKYFQLNN, encoded by the exons ATGGTAGCCAAGAAGGAATCCAAAGTtataaaaaagcagaagaagaaaaatgggaagaagagTAAAATAGCTGTGAAGAAACCCAAGGCTATGAAGAGCACTAAGGGAGTTAAGTACGTCCTGGATTGTACCAAGCCAGTGAAGGATACCATCCTTGATATAAGCGGATTG gaacaattttttaaggaCAAAATTAAGGTGGATAAGAAGACCAACAACCTGAAGAACAAGATTGTGGTCACCTCGGACGACTGCAAAATTTACATCACCGTTCACATCCCCTTCTCCAAGCGATACATAAAG TACCTGGCGAAGAAGTACCTGAAGATGCACCAAATTCGAGACTTTCTCAGAGTCATCGCCAAGGGAAAATTGGCATACGAGTTTAAATACTTTCAGCTGAACAATTAA
- a CDS encoding ATP-dependent RNA helicase prh1, translating to MSDLPILKHKKEIKKCIKRNRLIIIKGETGCGKTTQVPQIINRYFLDKRRRSAGSNGGGNNEAVCKDDHSAGSSKEKKAPMRMLISLPRRVATITVAERVAKEMDRGQIGTYVGYAIRFKNVTSDQTRIKFVTDGILIREIMNDPLLKKYTFLVLDEVHERSIRTDVLLGYVRTLMEKRKKLRIILMSATLDVDTFKNFFSDPPIISIPHKLHPVSIFYPIKPVEDYLISVVCTVLQIHFGQGDQQNVRADDQLGEPLTEVPTELTNKGTTNPQTDAAPPIGDVLVFLPGQEEIEAVNLMLKEKLKIIYKGSLLRKLIQNDQGGEEEGEVFDRINVALNANNPMEDGICFHFGHREVVPDKIYAMKILQLYSSLPNRKQRVVFEPAPPNTRKVILSTNIAETSVTIPNIKYVVDSGRVKIKFFDAKKGSSVLKVTQISKDAAIQRSGRAGREAPGQVYRVYSKEEYENMNPFLIPEIFRSDLTQIYLELKAMNIPNPLQFNFPENPKKELLLHSAKVLFRINAIDVDNNLTEVGKKMCLLPLNPIYANMMLCSVEFHCMDEVATIVAFLNCESIFLNYNFYEDFKVMNEDSAGGSVARSTRGEDNKDDKKDQVDKDDQVDATEEDPPMNDKSKLINMARRKLLHPDGDHLTLLHIFYLWEEEATPNERKDFCNLYALNNETLQQVQKIKEQILQIMTSKMGTKISPKLHMHKWDQVLICLCKSCFFNVARATSNANEFMNVVTKSKLYIHPSSTLFSSHIKASFIFYSDVVQTKRLYARTVTKVDGDWLLKYASQNFQLAQVSTG from the exons ATGAGCGATCTGCCCATATTGAAGCACaagaaggaaattaaaaaatgcataaagaGGAATAGGCTAATAATTATTAAGGGGGAGACGGGATGCGGGAAGACAACCCAGGTGCCCCAAATAATAAACAGGTACTTTCTTgataaaaggaggaggagtgCAGGTAGTAATGGCGGGGGTAATAATGAAGCAGTCTGCAAGGATGACCATTCAGCCGGGTCatcgaaggagaagaaagctCCTATGCGGATGTTGATCTCCCTCCCCAGGAGAGTTGCAACCATTACCGTAGCGGAGAGAGTGGCCAAAGAAATGGATAGAGGACAGATAGGAACTTACGTCGGGTATGCTATCagatttaaaaatgtaacgTCCGACCAAACGAGAATAAAATTTGTAACCGATGGAATCCTCATAAGGGAAATCATGAATGACccgttgttaaaaaaatatacttttttaGTATTAGATGAAGTACACGAACGGTCCATTAGGACGGATGTCCTGTTGGGTTACGTCAGAACATTAAtggagaagaggaagaaactgAGGATCATCCTCATGTCTGCCACATTAGATGTGGATACGTTTAAAAACTTCTTTTCCGACCCACCAATCATTTCCATCCCGCATAAGTTGCATCCCGTTAGCATTTTCTACCCGATAAAACCTGTTGAAGATTACCTCATTTCGGTTGTGTGCACCGTTTTGCAAATACACTTCGGGCAGGGCGATCAACAAAATGTGCGGGCGGATGACCAGCTGGGGGAACCCCTAACGGAGGTGCCAACCGAACTGACCAACAAAGGGACGACCAATCCTCAGACCGATGCTGCCCCCCCCATTGGAGACGTGCTTGTCTTTCTGCCCGGCCAGGAAGAAATCGAAGCAGTAAACTTAATGCTGAAAGAAAAGCTGAAGATCATTTACAAAGGCTCCCTGCTCAGGAAGCTCATTCAGAACGATCAGGGGGGcgaggaagaaggggaagtgtTCGACAGAATTAATGTTGCCCTGAATGCAAATAACCCAATGGAGGATGGTATATGTTTCCACTTCGGCCACAGGGAAGTCGTTCCAGATAAGATATACGCCATGAAGATTCTGCAGCTCTACTCATCCCTCCCTAATAGGAAGCAGCGGGTCGTCTTCGAGCCCGCCCCACCCAACACGAGAAAG GTCATCCTCAGCACGAATATCGCTGAGACGTCAGTTACCATCCCAAATATAAAATACGTGGTGGACAGCGGGCgtgtgaaaataaaattcttcgATGCGAAAAAGGGGAGCAGCGTTTTGAAGGTCACGCAAATATCCAAGGATGCCGCTATTCAGAGAAGTGGAAGAGCTGGACGGGAGGCACCTGGACAGGTCTACAGGGTGTACTCCAAGGAGGAGTACGAAAACATGAACCCGTTTTTAATTCCCGAGATTTTTCGCTCTGATCTCACGCAGATATATTTGGAGTTGAAG GCGATGAACATCCCCAACCCGCTCCAGTTTAACTTCCCGGAGAACCCCAAAAAGGAGCTACTCCTCCACTCCGCCAAAGTCCTCTTCCGGATCAACGCAATCGACGTAGACAACAACCTGACGGAGGTTGGGAAAAAGATGTGTCTCCTTCCACTGAACCCAATCTATGCAAACATGATGCTCTGCTCCGTGGAGTTCCACTGCATGGACGAAGTGGCTACCATCGTGGCGTTCCTAAACTGTGAGAGCATATTCTtgaattataatttttacgaGGATTTCAAAGTTATGAATGAGGACTCGGCGGGAGGATCTGTTGCACGTTCGACCAGAGGAGAGGACAACAAGGATGACAAGAAGGACCAGGTTGACAAGGACGATCAGGTCGACGCCACCGAAGAGGACCCCCCCATGAACGACAAGAGCAAACTCATTAACATGGCGCGCAGGAAGCTGCTGCACCCGGATGGAGACCACCTAACCCTCCTGCACATCTTCTACCTGTGGGAGGAGGAAGCCACCCCGAACGAGCGAAAAGATTTTTGCAACTTATATGCCCTCAACAACGAAACATTACAacaagtacaaaaaataaaggaacaaattttacaaataaTGACCAGCAAAATGGGGACCAAAATATCACCAAAGCtacatatgcataaatgGGATCAAGTACTAATTTGTCTCTGCAAATCctgtttttttaatgtggCCAGAGCGACCTCAAATGCTAATGAGTTTATGAATGTGGTAACAAAAAGCAAGTTGTATATTCACCCGTCGTCTACTCTTTTTAGTTCGCACATTAAGGcatccttcattttttactcgGACGTCGTGCAGACGAAGAGACTGTATGCACGCACTGTGACGAAGGTAGACGGAGATTGGCTGCTAAAGTACGCCTCGCAAAATTTCCAACTTGCGCAGGTCTCCACGGGGTAG
- a CDS encoding CMGC/GSK protein kinase translates to MDLIKIYKQNEILENYVNIYFDDEKEPTLQHNVKYKILDIIGNGVYGVVYKAYCLDSSCVVALKQTYQKNARIFKEVEIMKKLRHPNIVKLKHAFYTTTSNGGIYVHMIMEYGNTDLATSLYYISIENSAEHVNTFYEPTANQEGYAQNGNPSILRDDSLDDTNLASGTENRLGTSQLDCPRGASGVLKNAVSNFNINALQESISHICPCHNISEYIKKSFLNENQIKIYLYQLIRATLYLHTLCITHRDIKPQNVLIFVNKQTSSNGVGGVKNEEKKKCLVCIQNSFKVKYIMNRRRRGKGRSGGSGGSGGSVRSSRSSRSGRSNLSEAQGAGEATLDQSLQEGDPTPNGITHQASRNPSPRGSLNSANNAKEEGSQNEEGSSHQGGGEETHSGGSHHGMETTPCGITKRRAQRCHSRYSRSGTPVSIKCVMNSLSKKDMRLKRSASMTQLFKDNHDMCKESSKENCSSVSANNLKAESREDKSDEQVGSPNWCREKSAVVDAEKDNVNCNASEKGGVPPPQESSSSISSTEGDILSRLEVNSAHTEEEISLERIYMNSITYKYIKLCDFNTSIKLKENYKYFSYVCSRYYRAPELLFGSNYYSQAIDTWSIGCVMGELILGKPLFLGNCASDQLVEIIKILGTPNDEDFLSFKSGHKNVKLPQVKPITLKKLIKNQSSQESIDLLGKLLQFNPQKRIKLCNALLHTYFDDIRNLSAFKDERNGGSTFQLPYITNCFNFTKEELLHFTVEERKILVPLEVRRRKLDEVMQYIDMTLESFDQMYPNKVHLAC, encoded by the exons ATGGACCTCATCAAGATATACAAGCAGAACGAAATTCTAGAGAATTACgtaaacatatattttgatGACGAGAAGGAACCAACTCTCCAACACAACGTCAAGTATAAAATTTTAGACATAATAGGAAATGGAGTATACGGGGTGGTTTACAAAGCGTACTGTTTGGACAGTTCGTGTGTAGTGGCCTTGAAACAGACGTATCAAAAAAACGCCCGCATTTTCAAGGAGGtagaaataatgaaaaaactgAGACACCCAAATATTGTAAAATTGAAGCATGCATTTTACACGACCACTTCAAATGGAGGAATCTATGTGCATATGATTATGGAATATGGAAATACAGATTTGGCTACCTCCCTTTACTATATTAGCATAGAAAATTCTGCTGAGCATGTTAATACGTTTTATGAGCCGACTGCAAACCAGGAGGGGTATGCACAAAACGGTAATCCCTCTATCCTTCGGGATGACTCCTTGGACGATACTAACCTTGCAAGTGGGACGGAAAACCGGTTGGGAACATCCCAATTGGACTGTCCCAGGGGTGCAAGCGGCGTCCTCAAAAACGCTGTGAGTAACTTTAATATAAACGCACTACAGGAGAGCATCAGTCATATCTGTCCATGTCACAACATAAGTGagtacattaaaaaaagctTCCTGAATGAGaaccaaataaaaatttacctcTACCAGTTGATCCGAGCGACCCTGTATCTGCACACCCTGTGTATAACGCACCGAGATATTAAACCGCAGAACGTCCTCATTTTTGTCAACAAGCAAACTAGTAGCAATGGCGTAGGGGGGGTAAAGAacgaggagaagaaaaagtgccTCGTGTGCATACAAAATTCGTTCAAGGTGAAGTATATAATGAATAGGCGAcggagggggaagggaagaagtggcGGTAGTGGCGGTAGTGGCGGCAGCGTCCGCAGTAGTAGGAGCTCAAGGAGTGGTAGGAGTAACCTTAGTGAAGCGCAGGGGGCAGGTGAGGCAACGCTTGATCAATCTTTGCAGGAGGGTGACCCTACACCGAATGGGATAACCCACCAAGCCAGTAGGAATCCATCTCCTCGTGGTAGCCTCAATTCTGCTAACAacgcaaaggaggaaggttcgcaaaatgaggaaggatCTTCCCACCAGGGAGGAGGAGAGGAAACCCATTCGGGTGGCAGCCACCATGGGATGGAGACCACCCCGTGCGGGATTACCAAAAGGAGAGCGCAAAGGTGCCACAGCCGTTACAGCAGGAGCGGCACGCCGGTTTCCATCAAGTGCGTAATGAACAGTTTGAGCAAAAAGGACATGCGGTTGAAAAGGTCGGCCAGCATGACCCAGTTATTTAAGGACAACCATGATATGTGTAAGGAAAGTTCGAAGGAGAACTGCTCTTCCGTCTCAGCAAATAATTTGAAGGCTGAATCGAGAGAGGACAAATCGGATGAGCAGGTAGGGTCGCCCAATTGGTGCAGGGAGAAAAGCGCTGTAGTAGATGCAGAGAAGGATAATGTTAACTGTAATGCAAGTGAGAAAGGGGGGGTACCACCCCCCCAGGAGAGTTCCTCCTCCATCTCCTCTACCGAGGGGGATATATTGTCCCGTTTAGAAGTCAACTCAGCACACACGGAAGAGGAGATCAGCTTGGAAAGAATCTACATGAACTCCATCACGTATAAGTACATAAAGTTGTGCGATTTTAACACCTCCATTAAgttgaaggaaaattacaaatATTTCAGTTATGTCTGTTCGAGGTATTACAGAGCCCCCGAGCTGCTCTTCGGATCGAATTACTACAGCCAGGCCATTGACACCTGGTCGATAG GCTGCGTCATGGGCGAACTCATCCTGGGGAAGCCCCTCTTCCTAGGAAATTGTGCTTCAGACCAGCTGGtcgaaataataaaaatattgggGACACCCAATGATGAAGACTTCCTCTCGTTTAAAAGTGGCCACAAGAATGTAAAGTTACCTCAAGTTAAACCAATAACGTTGAAGAAGCTTATAAAAAATCAGAGCTCCCAGGAGAGTATCGACCTGCTAGGGAAGTTACTTCAGTTCAATCCTCAGAAGAGAATAAAATTGTGCAACGCACTTTTGCACACGTACTTTGACGACATACGTAATTTAAGTGCTTTCAAGGATGAACGGAATGGAGGCAGTACTTTCCAGTTGCCTTACATAACAAActgttttaattttacgAAAGAGGAGCTCCTACACTTCACCGtcgaggaaagaaaaatcctCGTACCGTTGGAGGTACGCCGAAGGAAGTTGGACGAGGTTATGCAATACATAGATATGACGCTGGAGAGCTTCGACCAGATGTACCCGAATAAGGTGCACTTGGCGTGCTGA